In Amblyraja radiata isolate CabotCenter1 chromosome 10, sAmbRad1.1.pri, whole genome shotgun sequence, one DNA window encodes the following:
- the LOC116978147 gene encoding uncharacterized protein LOC116978147, with the protein MNQLIVSSDVRDVQSPPTSLQPQHLDADGHSSLNAEVQVHKDSANNRATCSSWSDITFSDGNSEGGHTGAPLATFQEGNGMISPSSSENVSPLRYRSEHPISSRNKGQNLPTRSQSVTFIDAGSGDGPRLCDQPASSAAGSDQRDVASNEMPLPFKLEQSTTNEGQKREELAEDEMCYGIYDKRNHIFEESHQEEYCSDEIPM; encoded by the exons ATGAATCAGCTGATAGTGAGCAGTGATGTCCGCGATGTGCAGTCACCTCCCACCTCACTCCAGCCACAGCACTTGGATGCAGACGGGCACTCATCTCTGAATGCAGAAGTCCAGGTCCACAAAGACTCCGCAAACAACAgggcaacatgttccagctggAGTGACATCACGTTTTCTGATGGAAA CAGTGAAGGAGGGCACACGGGGGCACCTCTTGCCACCTTCCAAGAAGGCAATGGAATGATCAGCCCATCTTCCTCGGAAAACGTGTCCCCCCTCAGGTACAGGTCGGAGCACCCGATTTCTTCCAGAAACAAAGGACAGAACCTCCCAACTAGGAGCCAGAGCGTTACCTTCATTGATGCAGGGTCCGGCGACGGGCCAAGACTCTGCGACCAGCCAGCTTCTAGCGCTGCTGGGAGTGATCAGAGAGATGTTGCAAGCAATGAAATGCCACTACCGTTTAAACTCGAACAATCAACAACCAATGAAGGTCAGAAGAGAGAGGAACTTGCAGAAGATGAAATGTGTTATGGGATTTATGACAAAAGGAATCATATATTTGAGGAATCCCACCAAGAAGAATATTGCTCCGATGAAATTCCCATGTAA